In a genomic window of Neoarius graeffei isolate fNeoGra1 chromosome 13, fNeoGra1.pri, whole genome shotgun sequence:
- the birc7 gene encoding baculoviral IAP repeat-containing protein 7, whose product MPHTGECNGDGNRMYSEEERLRTFHNWPVNASDRSAEQAHTGFYFLGPGDMMPCFHCDRTSRHWEHEENPTGEHRRHFPACEFISSDVQRVRTSTDSVDGQLLSQLQRLAAGEQVTPGQAAYPEMESEDIRLTTFSTWPTSASIQPDTLARAGFFYTGHSDNVKCFFCNGSLRNWESGDDPWQEHAKWFPRCEYLIQSRGQEYISNVQQSYFNTSEMATESQHSTARNITTGHDVLSGQSAPAATMFSPVVQAVLQMGFEQAPVESLVQSRFLLTGHHYTSVSDLVADVLQAEEEERQGSDNNTDPVARQSSSANGMNLQTSLREKVLVTLDAEEQLKQLQEERTCKVCMDKLVSMVFIPCGHLAVCSECAASLRHCPICRAAIRGSVRAFMS is encoded by the exons ATGCCTCATACAGGAGAGTGTAATGGCGATGGAAACAGGATGTACAGCGAGGAGGAACGACTGAGGACTTTCCACAACTGGCCAGTGAACGCTTCAGATAGATCTGCTGAGCAAGCACACACTGGTTTTTACTTCCTAGGACCAGGAGATATGATGCCCTGCTTTCACTGTGACAGGACGTCCAGGCACTGGGAACATGAGGAGAATCCGACTGGTGAGCACCGGCGCCACTTTCCTGCATGCGAGTTCATTTCGAGTGATGTTCAGCGTGTCCGCACTTCAACGGATTCGGTGGACGGCCAGCTGTTGAGCCAGCTGCAGCGCCTGGCTGCAGGCGAGCAGGTGACACCCGGTCAAGCCGCTTATCCGGAGATGGAGTCCGAGGACATACGCCTCACCACGTTCAGCACCTGGCCCACAAGCGCTTCCATCCAACCGGATACACTGGCACGCGCTGGCTTCTTTTACACAG GTCATAGTGATAACGTGAAGTGTTTCTTCTGCAATGGTAGTTTGAGGAACTGGGAGTCTGGAGATGATCCATGGCAGGAACATGCTAAGTGGTTCCCACG ATGTGAGTATTTGATCCAGTCAAGGGGACAAGAGTACATCAGCAATGTACAGCAGTCATATTTCAACACATCGGAGATGGCA ACTGAATCCCAGCATTCAACTGCAAGAAATATCACCACTGGCCATG ATGTATTGAGTGGGCAGAGTGCACCAGCAGCGACCATGTTCTCGCCGGTGGTGCAGGCAGTGCTGCAGATGGGTTTTGAGCAAGCACCAGTTGAGAGCCTGGTTCAGTCTCGATTCCTGCTCACCGGTCACCATTACACTTCTGTCTCTGACCTAGTGGCTGACGTCCTGCAGGCTGAAGAGGAGGAGAGGCAGGGCAGTGATAATAACACAG ATCCTGTGGCGAGGCAGAGCAGCAGTGCCAATGGAATGAACCTGCAGACCTCACTTAGGGAGAAAG ttttGGTGACCCTGGATGCTGAGGAACAGTTGAAGCAGCTTCAGGAGGAACGGACCTGCAAAGTATGTATGGACAAACTGGTGTCCATGGTGTTTATCCCCTGCGGTCACCTGGCTGTGTGTTCTGAGTGTGCGGCCAGCCTGCGACACTGCCCCATCTGTAGAGCAGCGATACGTGGCAGCGTGCGTGCCTTCATGTCCTGA